One Polynucleobacter sp. SHI8 genomic window, GCTCAATGATGTTGCTGGCAACATTATGGGAAGAACGATTTGTGCTTTAGGTGACGCTGCTGCGATGCCTGTTCGAGGCATGTTGAAGCACTACATGCCTGAGTTTGTGTATCACGTCGAGAATAAGCGTTGTCTTGTTCCGCAATATGTTTAATGATTAAAGATCAAAGTGAGTAAGCAGAATGGTTGAAATTGAGATTGATGGCAAATTAGTCGAAGTCAAGGAAGGCTCAACGGTCATTCAAGCCGCGCAAAGCATTGGCACGTACATTCCGCATTTTTGTTATCACAAAAAATTATCGATCGCGGCCAATTGCAGAATGTGTTTAGTTGAAGTTGAAAAAGCACCTAAACCAGTTCCGGCATGTGCTACACCAGTTAATAAAGGTATGAAGATCTTTACTAGGTCTGAAAAAGCCGTTAATGCTCAAAAATCAGTGATGGAGTTTTTGCTGATTAATCATCCCTTAGATTGTCCGATTTGTGATCAAGGTGGTGAATGTCAATTACAAGATTTAACGATGGGTTATGGAAAATCAACCTCACGTTATCAAGAAGAAAAAAGAGTCGTGTTTCATAAAAATGTAGGACCATTGATTTCTATGGAAGAAATGAGCCGTTGTATACATTGCACGCGCTGCGTTCGCTTTGGGCAAGAAATTGCTGGCGTGATGGAACTTGGCATGTTGGGACGTGGGGAGCATTCAGAAATCACATCTTTTGTAGGTCAAACGGTGGATTCCGAGATGTCGGGCAATATGATTGATATCTGTCCAGTAGGTGCTTTAACTAGTAAGCCATTTAGATACGCTGCTAGAACATGGGAATTAGGTCGGAAAAAATCTTTAAGCCCGCACGACTCGATGGGGAGTAACACCATCATTCAAACGAAATCTGACCGTGTCATGCGTGTTGTGCCGTTTGAAAATGAAGCTATTAACGAATGTTGGATTTCTGATAAAGATCGCTTTGCTTATGAAGGTTTAAATAGTGAAGACCGTTTGCAACAACCACTGATTAAACAAAACGGTGAGTGGTTAGAAACTGATTGGCAGAGTGCTTTAGAATATGTTGCAAGTGGACTATCTGGCGTCAAAGCAGATCATACCGAGAAAGCGATTGCAGCGATTGCGCATCCGATGAGCTCTGTTGAAGAGCTTTATTTGTTACAAAAACTCATTAAAGATTTAGGTTCAGATGACGTTGAAACACGTCTGCGTCAAATAGATCCAACGAATGATATTGCAGTGCCTTGGTTAGGTCGTCCGATTGCAGAGCTAGAAAAATTACAAAAAGCTTTGATTATCGGGAGCTTTTTGCGTAAAGATCATCCACTCATTGCAACGCGTTTACGTAAAGCAACGAAAGCTGGTTTACAAGTTTTAAGGTTGGATACAGGGGCTGATGATTGGTTCATGCCAGCGCAACCGATGACACTTGCACCCTCTATGTGGTTGAGCGCTCTGCAAGCCATTGCAACTGAAGTTGCAACAGCCAAATCCATCTCAGCACCTTTGAATGGTTCCCAAGGGAATGTACAAGCAGCAGTATTTGCACAGGCCTTATTAAGTGGTGAACAAAAATCGATTTTCATTGGTAATACAGCTCTAGCACATCCACAAGCAACTCAAATCGTAGCTTGGGCGCAGTGGATTGCCGATCAAACTGGCGCGACACTAGGTTTCCTTGGTGAAGGAGCAAATTTTGTTGGTGCAAAATTAGTTGGTGCAACGAGCCAAGGTATCCAGCCGATCTTAGACGGATCTAAAAAAGCAGTTGTCTTGTATCAAGTTGAACCAAGTATGGACTTGGCAAATCCTGGCATAGCAAAAGAAGCCCTCCTACAAGCACAGACAGTCATTGCGATGAGTTCCTTTATATCGGATGATTTACTGGAACTGGCAGATGTGATTTTGCCCATCACGCCCTACAGTGAACAAGCTGGAACTTATATCAATATTGTTGGCGATGTACAAACAGTTCAAGCCTCTGTAAGACCTTTAGGTCAAGCTCGACCAGGATGGAAAGTACTTCGCGTATTAGGTGATTTACTCAAGTTAGATGGCTTCCAGTTCAATGCAGTAGATGAGGTAATGAATGCGGCATTAGGTGGACTTGATATTCAAGCATCTTTATCGAATAAAACTCAAGTGAGTCTTGCACAAGGTCCATCACCTACGACAAATGGTGTCGAGCGCGTAGCAGATGTCCCAATTTACTTTACTGACTCGATTGTGCGTAGAGCACCATCTTTGCATTTGACTGTCGATAGTAAGAATGCCATGAAGGCAGGACTATCACCAGACTTATTTGCCAAGTTTGAGCTCAAAGAGGGTGATGTGATCAAAGTTTCACAAGGAAATCATTCTGTTGTTTTACCGGCCACATTACAAAAAGGATTAGCCGCAGGAGTTATCAGAATTGCAACTGGAACACCAGCAAGTGCAGAACTTGGAAGTTCTTTTGGTGAATTAATCGTGGAGCGTGCTTGAAATGATTGAAACCATAACAACTCAAGGCGAAGCCATATTTGGTCAAGCATGGCCATTGGTGTGGGCGCTTTTACGTATCGTTATTATCGTTTTGCCGATGTTTGCCTGCGTTGCTTATCTTACCTTATGGGAACGTAAACTGATTGGTTGGATGCATACTCGGATGGGTCCTAACCGTGTGGGACCTTTAGGACTTTTACAGCCAATTGCCGATGCTTTGAAATTACTCCTAAAAGAAATCATCCAGCCGATTCGTGCGAATAAATTACTGTATATCGTGGGTCCTGTGATGGTGATTGCGCCTGCATTTGCAGCTTGGGCTGTAGTGCCATTTCAGGATGGTATGGTTCTCGCAGATGTGAATGCTGGACTACTCTATGTGATGGCAATTACTTCGGTAGGTGTTTACGGAGTGATACTCGCTGGTTGGGCATCGAATTCAAAATACGCATTCTTGGGCGCCATGCGGGCTTCAGCACAAATGGTTTCTTACGAAATCGCCATGGGTTTTGCATTAGTTACCGTTTTAATGGTGACAGGATCCCTTAATCTTGGGGATATTGTCCGTTCACAATCGCAAGGTTTTTTTGCTTCTCATGGAATTAATTTCTTATCTTGGAATTGGTTGCCATTACTACCGATGTTTATGATTTACTTTATTTCAGGAGTTGCTGAAACTAATCGTCACCCATTTGACGTTGTAGAAGGCGAATCTGAAATTGTGGCAGGTCACATGATTGAGTATTCAGGAATGGCATTTGCGATGTTCTTCCTTGCAGAGTATGCCAACATGATTTTGATTACGACCATGTGCGCAACCTTATTCTTGGGTGGTTGGTTACCAATTTTAGACTTACCCATACTGAGAGACATTCCAGGATTTTTCTGGTTATTTGCTAAAACTTTTATTCTCTTATCGATTTTTATTTGGTTAAGAGCTTCATTGCCTAGGTATCGTTACGATCAAATTATGCGTTTGGGATGGAAAGTATTTATACCCTTATCCGTTTTTTGGGTTGTCGTTGTTGGCGCATGGATTGTTTCACCATGGAGTGTTTGGAAATAATGACGCTCTACACTACAGGAACCACAAATGTTAAATAATGTCCGCGAATTTTTAAACAGCTTACTTCTGAAGGAAGTGTTTAAAGGCATGGGTCTTACAGGTCGTTATTTGTTTGCGCCGAAGACTACGATTCAGTATCCGGAAGAAAAAACACCGATGTCACCACGTTTTCGCGGATTGCATGCGTTGCGTCGTTACCCTAACGGTGAAGAACGTTGTATTGCCTGCAAAATGTGTGAAGCAGTTTGCCCAGCGATGGCAATCACGATTGAATCAGACTTACGTGACGACGGTACACGCCGCACATCACGCTATGACATTGATTTAACCAAGTGTATTTTTTGCGGTTTTTGTGAAGAGGCTTGTCCAGTTGATGCGATTGTAGAGACACACATTCATGAATATCATGGCGAAAAGCGTGGTGATTTGTACTTTACAAAAGATATGTTACTAGCAGTTGGTGATCAGTTTGAAAAAGAAATTGCAGCGAATAAAACAGCAGATGCAAAGTATCGATAAGAATAAAAATGATGAACTTCAATCCTACCTTAATATTTTTCTATAGCTTTGCCGCAGTGCTTGTACTATCAGCATTAAAAGTGATTACAGCAAAAAATCCTGTCCATGCAGCCTTGTTTTTAGTCTTGGCATTTTTTAATGCAGCTGGTATTTGGATGTTGTTAGAAGCCGAATTTTTATCTATTGCGCTCATCTTGGTCTATGTTGGTGCTGTGATGGTTTTATTCCTGTTTGTGGTGATGATGCTCGATTTAGATATTGCGCACTTGCGAAATCAATTTAAACAGTTCATACCTGTAGCCTCCTTAGTTGGCGCCGTAATTGTTGCTGAAATGACATTAGTTTTAGTGAGAGGCTTTATTGGTACCGTTAATCCATTACCAAAGACCACCCCAGAAGGCGAAAGTAATTCCATGAGTCTTGGCAAGATGATTTATGGGGACTATGTGTTTAATTTTGAAATTGCAGGAATTATTCTGCTTGTTGCAATTATTGCCGCCGTTGCCTTGACACTTCGTCGTCGTAAAGATCATAAGACACAAGATATTGCTTCACAGATTCGCACCAATCCTGCAGATCGAGTCAGGATTGTATCGATGGAGTCAGAAAATGAGAATCGTCAGACTGGAAAAAAATCATGATTACACTCGCTCATTATTTAGTCTTGGCTGCCATGTTATTTGCCATTGGCATCATTGGTATCTTTTTAAATCGTAAAAACATCATTGTGTTATTGATGTCTATTGAGTTGATGCTTCTTGCCGTCAATACTAATTTCATTGCATTCTCGCATTATTGGGGCGATATGCTAGGTCAAGTATTTGTCTTTTTTATTTTGACAGTTGCTGCGGCAGAAGCTGCTATAGGACTAGCTATCTTAGTGATTCTATTCCGAAGCAGTGATACCGTCAGTACAGAAGATCTTGGACAGTTAAAAGGTTAATAGGGCTATTCGATAGAAAACATCATGACGTCAACATTAAATCCCTCTCTATTAATACTTATTCCCATGGCGCCGTTGATTGGTGCGATATTAGCCGGTTTTTTGGGCACCAAATTCATGGGCAATCAACTTGGTAGAACAGCCTGCCACCGGATTACGATTCTTGGCGTTGCGATTGCTTGCGGTTTATCGATTTATGTATTGACCCAAGTGATGGCTGGAGCTCGTTTTAACGGCAATTTGTATGAGTGGATGCGTTTTGGTGATGAGCTGGTCCTTAATATTGGATTTTTAATCGATCCACTATCGGCGATGATGATGGTCGTCGTCACTTTTGTCTCACTCATGGTGCATATTTACACGATTGGTTACATGCATGAGGATGAGGGGTATAACCGTTTCTTCTCCTATATTTCATTATTCACATTTGCAATGTTGATGCTGGTGATGAGTAATAATTTCCTACAACTCTTCTTTGGATGGGAAGCAGTAGGATTAGTCTCCTATTTACTGATTGGTTTTTGGTATACCAAGCCAACAGCGATTTTTGCCAATATGAAAGCCTTTTTAGTCAATCGTGTCGGTGACTTTGGCTTCATACTGGGTATTGGATTGATCTTTGCAAATACTGGCACAATGGATTATCAAACGGCGTTTGGCCAAGCGCAAAATATTGCAGCCCAAACATTACCAGGCACGAGTTGGGAATTAATGACCGTTGCTTGTATTTGTTTATTCATCGGGGCTATGGGTAAATCTGCACAGTTCCCCTTGCATGTTTGGCTCCCTGATTCGATGGAAGGTCCAACACCTATTTCAGCGTTGATTCATGCTGCGACCATGGTTACGGCTGGTATTTTCATGGTGTCGCGGATGTCACCATTCTTTGAGTTATCTGACACCGCACTTTCATTCATCTTAATTATTGGTTCGATTACCGCCTTGTTCATGGGTTTTTTAGGTATCGTCCAAACGGATATCAAGCGAGTTGTGGCTTATTCAACATTGTCCCAGTTAGGATATATGACCGTTGCCTTAGGAGTTTCGGCTTATCCAGTCGCGATTTTTCACTTAATGACCCATGCGTTCTTCAAAGCACTCCTATTCCTTGGAGCGGGTAGTGTGATTATGGGAATGCATCATGATCAAGACATGCGTAATATGGGTGGCCTCAGAAAATATATGCCGATTACTTGGATTACCTCACTGATTGGAAGTCTAGCCCTCATTGGAACCCCATTCTTTTCAGGTTTTTACTCAAAGGACTCCATTATTGAAGCAGTTGCCGAGAGCCACATTTATGGCTCAGGTTTTGCTTATTTCGCCGTTATGGCAGGGGTCTTTGTAACCGCTTTTTACTCATTTAGAATGTACTTCTTAGTCTTCCATGGCAAAGAGCGCTTTGGGCATGCTCATGATGATCATAGCCATAGCGATGACCATCACCATCACGGGTTAGCTCCCGGGCAAAAGCCACATGAGTCTCCGTTAGTTGTTACCTTGCCACTGATTCTATTAGCAATACCTTCGGTCTTTATTGGTTACATTGCGATTGAGCCGATGTTATATGGTGGATTTTTTGACCAGTCAATTTTCATTGATGCCAAGGCTCATCCAGCAATGGAAGAGTTAGAAGGGGCCTTTCATGGAGCATTCAATATGGTGGTTCATTCTTTGACATCGCCTGTTTTATGGTTAGCCATAGCCGGGGTAGCAACCGCAGCGATTTTCTATCTAGTCAAGCCAGAGATTCCTGCAAAGATTGCTGAAATCTTTGCACCACTCAAAAAAGTGTTGGACAACAAATATTATTTAGACGATTTCAACCAAGCTGTATTTGGTCGTGGTGCACAGATCATCGGTAATGGATTTTGGAAGTTAGGTGATCAAGCTGCTATTGATGGATTTATTGTCAATGGGAGTGCGAAGGTCGTTGATTGGTTCTCCAAATTAGTTCGACATTTTCAATCTGGGTATTTATATCATTACGCCTTTGCCATGATTATTGGCGTAGTAGGTTTGATTGCTTGGATACTTTTCACCCATTTGGGTTCAATTCAATAAGCGGCCAGTTATGATTTTATCTTTAGCAATTTGGATGCCGATTGTATTCGGAGTATTGATTTTAGGAAGTGGTTCTGACACCAATAAGTCCTATGTCCGTTGGATGGCATTATTTGCAGCGACCTTAAGTTTTATCATTACGCTTCCGCTCATTACAGATTTTGATACGGCGAGTGCTGGTATGCAGTTTGTTGAAAACATTCCATGGGTTCAGCGTTATGACCTAAATTACTATTTGGGTGTTGACGGAATCTCTGTTTGGTTTGTTGTTCTCACCTCTTTCATTACAGTGATTGTTATTCTTGCCGGTTGGGAAGTCATTCAGGATCGTGTTGCGCAGTATATGGCAGCATTTTTAATTTTGTCAGGCTTAATGATTGGTGTATTTTCAGCCTTAGATGGTTTGCTGTTCTATGTGTTCTTTGAAGCTACACTGATTCCGATGTACATCATCATTGGTGTATGGGGTGGTAAGAAAAGAATCTATGCAGCATTTAAATTCTTTTTGTATACCTTGCTTGGGTCGCTTCTCACGTTGATTGCGATTTTGTATTTATATAACGCAACAGACTCTTTTAATATTCTTGAGTGGCATCAGGCACAACTTAATTTCACAGAACAGTTATTGATATTCTTTGCATTCTTAATGGCGTTTGCAGTGAAGGTCCCCATGTGGCCGGTACACACTTGGTTGCCAGATGCGCACGTTGAAGCTCCAACAGGCGGTTCGATTGTCTTAGCTGCGATTATGCTGAAGTTGGGAGCTTATGGCTTCTTAAGATTCTCATTACCTATTGCACCAGATGCCAGCATTTATTTGGGACCATTTATCATTGCTTTATCTTTGATTGCTGTTATTTACGTTGGTTTGGTAGCTCTTGTACAAAAAGATATGAAAAAATTGGTGGCATATTCCTCGATCGCTCATATGGGTTTTGTGACCTTAGGATTTTTCATTTTTAACCAGATGGGACTTGAAGGTGGGATTATTCAAATGATTTCACACGGATTTATTTCTGGCGCGATGTTTTTCTCCATTGGGGTTTTATATGACCGGATGCACACTCGTGAAATCGCGGATTACGGTGGTGTCGTAAACACAATGCCGCGCTTTGCAGTGTTTGCCGTTTTGTTTGCGATGGCTAATTGCGGTTTACCTGCAACTTCAGGATTTATTGGTGAGTTTATGGTCATACTTGGTGCGATTGATTATGATTTCACGATTGGAGTACTTGCTTCTACCGCGCTCATCCTTGGAGCTGCCTATTCATTATGGATGACTAAAAGAGTGTTTTTTGGCGCCGTGACTAATGATCATGTTGCTCAATTAACTGATATCAATGCAAGAGAGTATCTCATTCTTGGAATACTAGCGATATTAACCATTGGTATGGGCGTTTATCCAAAGCCTTTCACCGATATTATTCATCCAGCGGCGGTTGAGTTACTCAAGCATGTCGCGATGACAAAGATTTAAAGAACTGGAACTAGCATGCAAGCCATTGACTTATTAGAAATTTTGCCCGAGTTAATTTTATTACTCGTAATTTGTTTCATTTTATTAGTTACGCCATTCTTTAAAGAAAAAGAAGTAAATGATGACGATGTATTTTTCACTCCAAATGCAGCTAGTTTTGCTTATCAATTAACAATTCTGACATTACTTGTATTAGCAATCATGTTTGCGATGCGGGTGAGTGATGTACCTATGCGCATCATGAATGGTTTGTACATTGTTGATCCATTTTCAAACGTCTTAAAATCCGTGTCTGCGATTGCAGTGATGGTGACACTCATTTATTCAAAACAATATTTAATCGATCGTCAACTCTTTAGAATAGACTACATTGCACTTGTCTTATTGGCTTTGCTGGGACAGTTCGTAATGATTTCAGGCGCGAATATGTTGACCCTCTATCTGGGCCTCGAGTTACTCGCCTTATCGACGTATACATTAACTGCTATGCGCCCGAACTTTCCTAGAGGCATTGAAGCTGGCATGAAATACTTCATTTTAGGAGCCTTATCATCGGGGTTCTTGCTGTATGGGATGTCCATGATTTATGGTGCTACAGGCTCATTAGATTTAGACGATATTTTGCGTAACACCAGCAATGATGCTGTGATGCACTTAGTGCTTTCTTTTGGTATTGTGTTTTTGCTTGCAGGCCTTGCATTTAAATTAGGCGCAGCACCATTTCATATGTGGGTACCTGATGTCTATGATGGGGCGCCGACATCTGTCACCCTGTTAATAGGTGGAGCACCTAAAATCGCTGCCTTTGCAATTACCTTTAGATTATTAGTTGGTGGTTTACAAAATCTGGATGTGGATTGGCAACCGATTTTAATTTTCTTATCCGTTACGTCATTAATCGTTGGAAACTTAACGGCAATTGCTCAAACCAACATTAAACGGATGTTGGCTTATTCAACGATTTCTCATATGGGATTTATGCTGCTTGGATTCCTTTGTGTATATGATGAGCTTGCATACAGCGCTTCTTTCTTTTATGCCGTCACTTATGTTTTGTCCACACTCGGCACCTTTGGCCTGTTGATGATTTTGTCGAAAAAAGGTTTTGAATGTGAAACCATAGATGACTTAAAGGGTCTTAACCGCCGCAGTCCATTACTGGCCTTCATTATGTTGTTGCTCATGTTCTCCTTAGCGGGTATTCCACCAACAGTTGGATTTATTGCAAAATTATCTATCTTGGATTCTTTGGTTGATGCAGGATATCTTGGCTTAGCCATATTTGCCGTTATGGCATCTTTAGTCGGCGCGTTTTACTATTTGCGTGTTGTAAAAACAATGTATTTTGAAGAGCCAACGGATAATAGTGTAATTACTGGGCAGGGATTTGCAAAAGGAATATTGACTATTAACGGGATTTTTATCCTTTTAGCAGGCATCTTCCCTGCATTCCTTACAACACTTTGTTTACAGGCCATGAGAACATCTCTGCAGGGCTGATGGCAACGAGTTTCCCATTGATTCCCAATCTTGACGATTTGCCCGAGGGTGATGAGCATCTTCGTGAAGTGACTGTAGAGTCAAAGTCTGTTTATGAAGGTTACTACTTGAAATTGATTCAAGATCAGGTTCAGTTACCCAATCGTCAAACTGCAGGTAGAGAGTACCTCATCCATCCCGGAGCAGTTGCCATAGTACCGATATTGCCAGATGGCAGAGTCTTACTCGAGAGGCAGTATCGCTATCCCTTACATCAAGCTTTTATCGAAATACCTGCTGGAAAATTAGATCTAAGTGAGAACACACTCACTTGTGCAAAGCGGGAGTTGCAAGAAGAAACTGGTTTTATTGCGAAGGAGTGGTATTTTTTAGGAAAGATACACCCGATTATTTCGCACTCCACTGAATTTATTGATATTTATGTAGCTAAAGATTTAGAAATGACCCAAGCCAGCCTAGATGACGGTGAGTTTTTAGACATTTTTGGTGCTTCTTTAAAAGAAATCCACGAATGGATTAAAGAAGGAAAAATAACTGACGTTAAAACTATTATCAGCTTCTATTGGCTTCAAGAGTTTAATAGTCGTTAAATCAATCATATTCTAT contains:
- the nuoN gene encoding NADH-quinone oxidoreductase subunit NuoN, producing the protein MQAIDLLEILPELILLLVICFILLVTPFFKEKEVNDDDVFFTPNAASFAYQLTILTLLVLAIMFAMRVSDVPMRIMNGLYIVDPFSNVLKSVSAIAVMVTLIYSKQYLIDRQLFRIDYIALVLLALLGQFVMISGANMLTLYLGLELLALSTYTLTAMRPNFPRGIEAGMKYFILGALSSGFLLYGMSMIYGATGSLDLDDILRNTSNDAVMHLVLSFGIVFLLAGLAFKLGAAPFHMWVPDVYDGAPTSVTLLIGGAPKIAAFAITFRLLVGGLQNLDVDWQPILIFLSVTSLIVGNLTAIAQTNIKRMLAYSTISHMGFMLLGFLCVYDELAYSASFFYAVTYVLSTLGTFGLLMILSKKGFECETIDDLKGLNRRSPLLAFIMLLLMFSLAGIPPTVGFIAKLSILDSLVDAGYLGLAIFAVMASLVGAFYYLRVVKTMYFEEPTDNSVITGQGFAKGILTINGIFILLAGIFPAFLTTLCLQAMRTSLQG
- the nuoG gene encoding NADH-quinone oxidoreductase subunit NuoG, which encodes MVEIEIDGKLVEVKEGSTVIQAAQSIGTYIPHFCYHKKLSIAANCRMCLVEVEKAPKPVPACATPVNKGMKIFTRSEKAVNAQKSVMEFLLINHPLDCPICDQGGECQLQDLTMGYGKSTSRYQEEKRVVFHKNVGPLISMEEMSRCIHCTRCVRFGQEIAGVMELGMLGRGEHSEITSFVGQTVDSEMSGNMIDICPVGALTSKPFRYAARTWELGRKKSLSPHDSMGSNTIIQTKSDRVMRVVPFENEAINECWISDKDRFAYEGLNSEDRLQQPLIKQNGEWLETDWQSALEYVASGLSGVKADHTEKAIAAIAHPMSSVEELYLLQKLIKDLGSDDVETRLRQIDPTNDIAVPWLGRPIAELEKLQKALIIGSFLRKDHPLIATRLRKATKAGLQVLRLDTGADDWFMPAQPMTLAPSMWLSALQAIATEVATAKSISAPLNGSQGNVQAAVFAQALLSGEQKSIFIGNTALAHPQATQIVAWAQWIADQTGATLGFLGEGANFVGAKLVGATSQGIQPILDGSKKAVVLYQVEPSMDLANPGIAKEALLQAQTVIAMSSFISDDLLELADVILPITPYSEQAGTYINIVGDVQTVQASVRPLGQARPGWKVLRVLGDLLKLDGFQFNAVDEVMNAALGGLDIQASLSNKTQVSLAQGPSPTTNGVERVADVPIYFTDSIVRRAPSLHLTVDSKNAMKAGLSPDLFAKFELKEGDVIKVSQGNHSVVLPATLQKGLAAGVIRIATGTPASAELGSSFGELIVERA
- a CDS encoding NADH-quinone oxidoreductase subunit J encodes the protein MNFNPTLIFFYSFAAVLVLSALKVITAKNPVHAALFLVLAFFNAAGIWMLLEAEFLSIALILVYVGAVMVLFLFVVMMLDLDIAHLRNQFKQFIPVASLVGAVIVAEMTLVLVRGFIGTVNPLPKTTPEGESNSMSLGKMIYGDYVFNFEIAGIILLVAIIAAVALTLRRRKDHKTQDIASQIRTNPADRVRIVSMESENENRQTGKKS
- a CDS encoding NADH-quinone oxidoreductase subunit M translates to MILSLAIWMPIVFGVLILGSGSDTNKSYVRWMALFAATLSFIITLPLITDFDTASAGMQFVENIPWVQRYDLNYYLGVDGISVWFVVLTSFITVIVILAGWEVIQDRVAQYMAAFLILSGLMIGVFSALDGLLFYVFFEATLIPMYIIIGVWGGKKRIYAAFKFFLYTLLGSLLTLIAILYLYNATDSFNILEWHQAQLNFTEQLLIFFAFLMAFAVKVPMWPVHTWLPDAHVEAPTGGSIVLAAIMLKLGAYGFLRFSLPIAPDASIYLGPFIIALSLIAVIYVGLVALVQKDMKKLVAYSSIAHMGFVTLGFFIFNQMGLEGGIIQMISHGFISGAMFFSIGVLYDRMHTREIADYGGVVNTMPRFAVFAVLFAMANCGLPATSGFIGEFMVILGAIDYDFTIGVLASTALILGAAYSLWMTKRVFFGAVTNDHVAQLTDINAREYLILGILAILTIGMGVYPKPFTDIIHPAAVELLKHVAMTKI
- the nuoK gene encoding NADH-quinone oxidoreductase subunit NuoK, encoding MITLAHYLVLAAMLFAIGIIGIFLNRKNIIVLLMSIELMLLAVNTNFIAFSHYWGDMLGQVFVFFILTVAAAEAAIGLAILVILFRSSDTVSTEDLGQLKG
- a CDS encoding NUDIX hydrolase, with translation MATSFPLIPNLDDLPEGDEHLREVTVESKSVYEGYYLKLIQDQVQLPNRQTAGREYLIHPGAVAIVPILPDGRVLLERQYRYPLHQAFIEIPAGKLDLSENTLTCAKRELQEETGFIAKEWYFLGKIHPIISHSTEFIDIYVAKDLEMTQASLDDGEFLDIFGASLKEIHEWIKEGKITDVKTIISFYWLQEFNSR
- the nuoI gene encoding NADH-quinone oxidoreductase subunit NuoI codes for the protein MLNNVREFLNSLLLKEVFKGMGLTGRYLFAPKTTIQYPEEKTPMSPRFRGLHALRRYPNGEERCIACKMCEAVCPAMAITIESDLRDDGTRRTSRYDIDLTKCIFCGFCEEACPVDAIVETHIHEYHGEKRGDLYFTKDMLLAVGDQFEKEIAANKTADAKYR
- the nuoH gene encoding NADH-quinone oxidoreductase subunit NuoH — encoded protein: MIETITTQGEAIFGQAWPLVWALLRIVIIVLPMFACVAYLTLWERKLIGWMHTRMGPNRVGPLGLLQPIADALKLLLKEIIQPIRANKLLYIVGPVMVIAPAFAAWAVVPFQDGMVLADVNAGLLYVMAITSVGVYGVILAGWASNSKYAFLGAMRASAQMVSYEIAMGFALVTVLMVTGSLNLGDIVRSQSQGFFASHGINFLSWNWLPLLPMFMIYFISGVAETNRHPFDVVEGESEIVAGHMIEYSGMAFAMFFLAEYANMILITTMCATLFLGGWLPILDLPILRDIPGFFWLFAKTFILLSIFIWLRASLPRYRYDQIMRLGWKVFIPLSVFWVVVVGAWIVSPWSVWK
- the nuoL gene encoding NADH-quinone oxidoreductase subunit L, with translation MTSTLNPSLLILIPMAPLIGAILAGFLGTKFMGNQLGRTACHRITILGVAIACGLSIYVLTQVMAGARFNGNLYEWMRFGDELVLNIGFLIDPLSAMMMVVVTFVSLMVHIYTIGYMHEDEGYNRFFSYISLFTFAMLMLVMSNNFLQLFFGWEAVGLVSYLLIGFWYTKPTAIFANMKAFLVNRVGDFGFILGIGLIFANTGTMDYQTAFGQAQNIAAQTLPGTSWELMTVACICLFIGAMGKSAQFPLHVWLPDSMEGPTPISALIHAATMVTAGIFMVSRMSPFFELSDTALSFILIIGSITALFMGFLGIVQTDIKRVVAYSTLSQLGYMTVALGVSAYPVAIFHLMTHAFFKALLFLGAGSVIMGMHHDQDMRNMGGLRKYMPITWITSLIGSLALIGTPFFSGFYSKDSIIEAVAESHIYGSGFAYFAVMAGVFVTAFYSFRMYFLVFHGKERFGHAHDDHSHSDDHHHHGLAPGQKPHESPLVVTLPLILLAIPSVFIGYIAIEPMLYGGFFDQSIFIDAKAHPAMEELEGAFHGAFNMVVHSLTSPVLWLAIAGVATAAIFYLVKPEIPAKIAEIFAPLKKVLDNKYYLDDFNQAVFGRGAQIIGNGFWKLGDQAAIDGFIVNGSAKVVDWFSKLVRHFQSGYLYHYAFAMIIGVVGLIAWILFTHLGSIQ